From Humisphaera borealis, the proteins below share one genomic window:
- a CDS encoding sulfite reductase subunit alpha, producing the protein MNIPAIPTNAPFTDAQRSWLNGFFAGLFGQVNGNANGLAVSMPAEVAGASAAAPAAPVADENEEMPWHDPALTIDERMQMVVGKPLSRRLMGAMAQLDCGACGYVCKTYSEAIANGQEKDLTKCAPGGMETSKKLKVLVAEGGGAAVKAAAAPASGAAKPATLNPAAGKYGRHNPFPARLLECNALNKPGSMKDTRFVSLDLKGSGLSYKVGDALGVFPENDPDLVGWVLEALDASGAEEVIDPDGNRVSIYEALLKSYSLGKPTDLMFELLINTAADAEQASQLKQMLADDSLPEGDDVLDLLRQFPSAKPEPYEFVTALNPLQPRLYSISSSLKAHPDQVHLTVGIVRFVNKRERQCKGVCSTFFADRVKPGLKVRCFVHESHGFGVPANPDVPIIMVGPGTGIAPFRAFLAERRATGAKGKNWLLFGDQQKQYDYLYEQELEQLREEGFLTRLDLAFSRDQKEKIYVQNRMLEHAAEMWKWLQEGAHFYVCGDAKRMATDVDNALKRIAMEQGNMSAEQAKAFVMDLSKNKRYQRDVY; encoded by the coding sequence ATGAACATCCCAGCAATTCCAACGAATGCTCCATTCACCGATGCTCAGCGCTCCTGGCTGAACGGCTTCTTTGCCGGGCTGTTTGGACAGGTCAACGGCAACGCAAACGGCTTGGCGGTTTCGATGCCTGCTGAAGTCGCAGGTGCGTCCGCCGCGGCACCGGCAGCGCCGGTTGCCGACGAGAACGAAGAGATGCCCTGGCACGATCCGGCGCTCACGATCGACGAGCGCATGCAGATGGTTGTCGGCAAACCACTGTCACGCCGGCTCATGGGCGCGATGGCCCAACTCGACTGCGGCGCCTGCGGCTATGTCTGCAAGACGTACTCCGAGGCGATCGCCAACGGCCAGGAAAAGGACCTGACCAAGTGCGCGCCCGGCGGTATGGAGACCAGCAAGAAGCTGAAGGTACTCGTCGCCGAAGGCGGCGGTGCCGCGGTGAAGGCAGCGGCGGCGCCGGCCTCGGGAGCGGCCAAGCCCGCCACGCTCAATCCCGCCGCCGGCAAGTACGGCCGACACAACCCCTTCCCGGCCCGCCTGCTCGAATGCAATGCGCTGAACAAGCCCGGCAGCATGAAGGACACCCGCTTCGTCTCGCTCGACCTCAAAGGCAGCGGACTTTCCTACAAGGTCGGCGACGCCTTGGGAGTCTTCCCGGAGAACGATCCTGACCTGGTCGGCTGGGTGCTCGAAGCTCTTGATGCCAGCGGCGCCGAAGAAGTGATCGATCCCGACGGCAACCGCGTGAGCATTTATGAAGCGCTGCTCAAGAGCTACTCGCTGGGTAAACCGACCGACCTGATGTTCGAACTGCTCATCAACACCGCCGCCGATGCCGAGCAGGCCAGCCAGCTCAAGCAGATGCTGGCCGATGACAGCCTGCCCGAAGGCGACGACGTCCTCGATCTTCTGCGGCAGTTCCCCTCTGCCAAGCCTGAGCCCTACGAGTTCGTGACGGCGTTGAACCCGCTTCAGCCGCGGCTCTACTCCATCTCATCGTCGCTGAAAGCCCACCCTGACCAAGTCCACCTGACGGTCGGCATCGTGCGGTTCGTCAACAAGCGCGAGCGCCAGTGCAAGGGCGTGTGCTCCACCTTCTTTGCCGACCGCGTCAAGCCCGGACTGAAGGTCCGCTGCTTCGTTCACGAGTCGCACGGCTTCGGTGTGCCGGCGAACCCGGACGTGCCGATCATTATGGTCGGCCCCGGAACCGGCATCGCGCCGTTCCGCGCTTTTCTCGCCGAGCGCAGGGCGACCGGTGCCAAAGGGAAGAACTGGCTGCTGTTCGGCGATCAGCAGAAGCAGTACGACTACCTCTACGAGCAGGAGCTGGAGCAGTTGCGCGAGGAAGGCTTCCTCACCCGTCTCGACCTCGCCTTCAGCCGCGACCAGAAGGAAAAGATCTACGTCCAGAACCGCATGCTCGAACACGCCGCCGAAATGTGGAAATGGCTTCAGGAAGGTGCCCACTTCTACGTCTGCGGCGATGCCAAGCGCATGGCGACCGACGTCGACAACGCACTCAAGAGGATCGCCATGGAACAGGGCAATATGTCCGCCGAGCAGGCCAAGGCATTCGTCATGGATCTATCGAAGAACAAGCGGTACCAGAGAGACGTGTATTGA
- a CDS encoding molybdopterin oxidoreductase family protein, translating to MAKEIPTLCPYCGVGCGLLASTDGERILRIRGDPKHPANLGRVCPKGGTVAATVNVATRLRHAMLRDGFGKAPSVVPPGAAIRVAAEGIDRILQSHGPGAIAFYLSGQLTTEAQYIATKFAKAYLRTNHCDSNSRLCMASAGAGMKLSLGSDGPPTVYADIELADAFFFIGSNAAECHPVTFERIRKRIDKGARCVVADPRRTPTAESATVHLPIRPGTDLTLLNGLMRIIRDRGLLDARYIEQHTEGWEQLDAILDDYPLNVVAQRCGLEEADILSAAEIIAYTPKLITFWTMGINQSLQGTFASNAIINLHLATGRIGKPGAGPFSLTGQPNAMGGRDVGYMSHMLPGQRSVASEKDRADMEAVWGLKPGTIVSEVGHDAVRMFDAIDRGEIKALWVIGSNPAASMPNLPRIRSALEKCELVIVQDAYYPTETTKYAHVLLPAAVNLEQEGTYCNSERRVTLMEQVVPPPGDAKPDWWWVREIAVALGFRKGMQFESSEQIFDEFARSTAGRPNDQSGMHYKMLRELGPQLWPHPSMARANDRRYVDGIYPTATGKARLWARHDISPDEKPNADFPMLLTTGRVLNQWHTRTKTGQVEQLNALDPAPYLQIHPQDADELGLSTGDEVTISSRRGTARAPVLTDDTISPGVVFMPIHWNELWAQAASPNEATSDQTDPVSFQPALKCCAVKVAKVACRATAGSRQAAVTA from the coding sequence ATGGCCAAAGAGATTCCTACCCTCTGTCCCTACTGCGGCGTCGGCTGCGGGCTGCTCGCGTCGACGGACGGGGAGCGGATTCTCCGCATCCGCGGCGATCCGAAGCACCCGGCGAACCTCGGCCGCGTCTGCCCCAAGGGCGGCACTGTCGCCGCCACCGTGAACGTGGCGACGCGGCTCCGCCACGCCATGCTGCGCGACGGGTTCGGCAAAGCGCCGTCGGTCGTGCCGCCCGGTGCCGCCATCCGCGTTGCGGCCGAGGGGATCGACCGCATCCTGCAGTCCCACGGACCGGGCGCGATCGCGTTTTACCTTTCCGGCCAGCTCACCACCGAAGCCCAGTACATCGCGACCAAGTTCGCCAAGGCGTACCTGCGGACGAACCACTGCGACAGCAACAGCCGGCTGTGCATGGCGTCGGCAGGGGCGGGGATGAAGCTGTCGCTCGGCTCGGACGGCCCGCCCACGGTTTACGCCGATATCGAGCTCGCCGATGCGTTCTTTTTCATCGGTTCCAACGCCGCCGAGTGCCACCCGGTCACGTTCGAGCGAATCAGGAAGCGGATCGACAAGGGGGCCAGGTGCGTGGTCGCCGATCCCCGCCGAACGCCCACCGCCGAATCGGCGACGGTGCACCTGCCGATCCGCCCGGGCACCGATCTGACATTGCTCAACGGCCTGATGCGCATCATTCGCGATCGCGGGTTGCTCGATGCGCGATACATCGAGCAGCACACCGAGGGGTGGGAACAACTGGATGCCATCCTCGATGATTACCCGCTGAACGTCGTCGCGCAACGGTGCGGGCTTGAGGAAGCCGACATCCTCTCGGCCGCCGAGATCATCGCCTATACGCCAAAGCTCATCACGTTCTGGACGATGGGCATCAACCAGAGCCTGCAGGGAACGTTCGCGAGCAACGCGATCATCAACCTTCACCTGGCGACGGGCCGGATCGGCAAGCCCGGCGCCGGGCCTTTCAGCCTGACGGGCCAGCCCAACGCGATGGGCGGCCGCGACGTCGGGTACATGAGCCACATGCTCCCCGGGCAACGGTCCGTTGCCAGCGAGAAGGACCGCGCCGACATGGAAGCGGTCTGGGGATTGAAACCCGGCACGATTGTTTCCGAAGTCGGCCACGACGCCGTTCGCATGTTCGACGCGATCGATCGCGGCGAAATCAAGGCGCTCTGGGTCATCGGCTCAAACCCCGCCGCCAGCATGCCCAACCTGCCGCGCATTCGCAGCGCGCTCGAGAAGTGCGAACTGGTCATCGTGCAGGATGCCTACTACCCGACCGAGACAACCAAGTACGCGCACGTGCTGCTCCCGGCGGCGGTCAACCTGGAGCAGGAGGGAACCTACTGCAACAGCGAGCGACGGGTCACGCTGATGGAGCAGGTCGTCCCGCCGCCGGGCGATGCCAAACCCGACTGGTGGTGGGTGCGCGAAATCGCCGTCGCGCTGGGTTTCCGAAAGGGCATGCAGTTCGAATCGTCCGAGCAGATCTTCGACGAGTTCGCCCGATCCACCGCCGGCCGGCCGAACGATCAGAGCGGCATGCACTACAAGATGCTCCGCGAGTTGGGGCCGCAGCTTTGGCCGCACCCGTCCATGGCCAGGGCGAACGATCGCCGGTATGTCGACGGCATCTACCCGACCGCTACCGGCAAGGCACGCCTCTGGGCGCGCCACGACATTTCGCCGGACGAGAAGCCGAATGCGGATTTTCCGATGTTGCTGACGACGGGCCGCGTTCTCAACCAGTGGCATACCCGAACCAAGACGGGTCAGGTGGAGCAGCTCAACGCGCTGGACCCGGCGCCCTACCTTCAGATCCACCCGCAGGATGCCGACGAACTCGGGCTCTCGACCGGCGACGAAGTGACCATCAGCAGCCGCCGCGGCACCGCCAGGGCGCCGGTCCTGACGGACGACACCATCTCTCCCGGCGTCGTCTTCATGCCGATCCATTGGAACGAGCTTTGGGCACAGGCGGCGTCGCCGAACGAGGCCACGTCGGACCAGACCGACCCTGTCAGCTTTCAGCCCGCGCTCAAATGCTGCGCTGTGAAGGTGGCAAAGGTCGCCTGCCGCGCAACGGCAGGGTCACGGCAGGCCGCGGTAACCGCGTGA
- a CDS encoding 3-keto-disaccharide hydrolase, whose product MKTSALIASLLLVLTSVGRADDGFKPLFNGKNLDGWDANPKLWTVQDGTIVGTTTGPEQLEYNQFLIWRGGVVKNFELRARIRQSGNNTGIQYRSKELPAVGKWSVGGYQCDIHPTPANNAMVYEEKGRGIIVQNGQSVVIDPKGTRWLVAQHEPVKVDVAEWHEYTVIAQGNHLVHKLDGKVTIDLVDHDEAKHSLEGIVAFQIHRGPAMKVEIKDVMLKELPEGGVVAFDKAALPAGAAPIEKTKPAGAKPGPAKPKAQPKAPAATATPAAATIAPRS is encoded by the coding sequence ATGAAAACTTCTGCACTGATCGCGAGTCTCCTGCTTGTTCTCACCTCCGTCGGTCGGGCAGACGACGGATTCAAGCCGCTGTTCAATGGCAAGAACCTCGACGGGTGGGATGCCAATCCCAAGCTGTGGACCGTGCAGGACGGCACCATCGTCGGAACGACAACTGGCCCGGAACAACTCGAGTACAACCAGTTCCTGATCTGGCGTGGCGGGGTCGTCAAGAACTTTGAACTTCGGGCCAGGATCCGCCAGAGCGGAAACAACACCGGCATCCAGTACCGCAGCAAGGAGCTGCCCGCCGTCGGAAAGTGGTCGGTCGGCGGATACCAGTGCGACATCCATCCCACGCCGGCCAACAACGCGATGGTCTACGAAGAAAAGGGCCGGGGCATCATCGTGCAGAACGGACAAAGCGTTGTGATCGACCCTAAGGGGACCCGCTGGCTTGTGGCACAGCACGAGCCGGTGAAGGTGGATGTCGCCGAGTGGCACGAATACACGGTCATCGCGCAGGGCAACCACCTGGTTCACAAGCTCGACGGCAAGGTCACGATTGACCTGGTCGATCACGACGAAGCCAAGCACTCGCTGGAAGGAATCGTGGCGTTTCAGATTCATCGCGGGCCGGCGATGAAGGTGGAGATCAAGGATGTGATGCTCAAGGAACTGCCGGAGGGCGGGGTGGTGGCATTCGATAAGGCGGCGCTACCCGCCGGCGCGGCCCCGATCGAGAAGACCAAGCCCGCCGGGGCCAAGCCCGGCCCTGCCAAGCCCAAAGCTCAGCCGAAAGCCCCCGCCGCCACGGCAACGCCCGCCGCCGCAACGATTGCACCGCGTTCTTGA
- a CDS encoding sigma-70 family RNA polymerase sigma factor: protein MDDDRHQQVLQLFVRHQTRIRGFIVSLMGDFTAAADVVQETFLVVQQKAAEFDVNSNFLAWAFQIARFQVMKAQANRSRAADRFSNAVLESLSASAPAEPFDNSRLAVLPHCLAKLAPQARRIINLFYQHEHKPQAIARILDWTPAAVSVALSRARRLLRDCIEQQTRGQMS, encoded by the coding sequence ATGGACGACGATCGCCATCAGCAAGTGCTCCAACTCTTTGTCCGCCACCAGACGCGGATCAGGGGGTTCATCGTCTCTCTGATGGGGGATTTCACGGCGGCAGCGGATGTTGTGCAGGAAACATTCCTCGTTGTGCAGCAAAAGGCAGCGGAGTTTGACGTCAACTCGAACTTCCTGGCCTGGGCGTTTCAGATTGCGCGGTTTCAGGTCATGAAGGCGCAGGCGAATCGCAGTCGCGCCGCCGATCGATTCTCCAACGCCGTGCTGGAATCTTTGTCAGCCAGCGCGCCGGCGGAGCCGTTCGATAACTCGCGGCTGGCAGTATTGCCGCATTGTCTTGCAAAACTCGCCCCGCAGGCCCGGCGGATCATCAACCTGTTCTACCAGCACGAACACAAGCCACAGGCAATCGCCCGCATCTTGGACTGGACGCCGGCGGCCGTCAGCGTGGCCTTGTCGCGCGCCCGTCGGCTTCTGAGGGATTGCATCGAGCAGCAGACCAGAGGTCAGATGTCATGA
- a CDS encoding anti-sigma factor family protein: MKDDRLDDLIDAHLNHAMDDDQRQELEDRLLNSSSARERFWVLAQTHALLHEGLQQDVSTIDHKPAVASRFARLKWPAFSTAAGIVLGLLFGMLTWAIASPGAVATESQLLTLVDGSFETLIGRLPSGFPRALGIWSGDEAETVRADSVRTKHGSQLLRFVRAEGDEAVPNSPATSCDVFQLVDLRGLSGTLGESEATLELSAWFLDARPIQGDSIRMSCRLFVFAGDHRSLHAQWPLVLKEALASGTDSFDSRGGTPQDWRSLTVKAVLPPNADFAVVQFVAGKSPTRQDKPSEFGEQYLDDVRLTVKTQPRLPVRHSQP; the protein is encoded by the coding sequence ATGAAAGACGATCGACTAGACGACCTGATCGATGCGCACCTTAACCACGCGATGGATGACGACCAGCGGCAGGAGCTGGAAGACCGTCTCCTTAATTCTTCGTCCGCGCGCGAACGATTCTGGGTGCTCGCGCAGACGCACGCGCTGCTGCATGAAGGACTTCAACAGGATGTATCGACGATCGATCACAAGCCCGCTGTCGCTTCCCGCTTCGCCCGGCTGAAGTGGCCTGCATTCTCCACGGCCGCAGGCATCGTCCTCGGGCTGCTCTTCGGAATGCTGACATGGGCAATCGCTTCACCCGGGGCGGTCGCTACCGAATCGCAACTGCTCACCCTGGTCGATGGAAGCTTTGAGACTTTGATTGGCCGACTACCGTCGGGCTTCCCTCGGGCCTTGGGTATCTGGAGCGGCGATGAGGCAGAAACCGTGCGGGCAGATTCGGTGAGAACGAAACACGGCAGCCAGTTGCTTCGCTTCGTTCGTGCAGAAGGGGATGAGGCCGTGCCGAATAGCCCGGCAACCTCCTGCGATGTATTTCAACTTGTGGATCTTCGAGGTCTCAGCGGAACCCTGGGCGAAAGCGAGGCGACTCTTGAACTGTCGGCATGGTTTCTGGATGCCCGACCAATCCAAGGCGACTCCATCAGGATGAGCTGTCGCTTGTTTGTCTTCGCCGGGGATCACAGATCACTTCATGCGCAATGGCCGTTGGTCCTGAAAGAGGCCTTGGCCAGCGGAACCGACAGTTTCGACAGCCGGGGTGGAACACCGCAGGATTGGCGATCGCTAACGGTTAAAGCGGTGCTGCCACCGAACGCGGACTTTGCCGTGGTGCAGTTTGTTGCCGGTAAGTCGCCGACCCGCCAGGACAAGCCCTCGGAGTTTGGCGAACAGTATCTCGACGATGTGCGGCTTACGGTAAAGACGCAACCCAGACTACCTGTGCGGCATTCTCAACCCTGA
- a CDS encoding DUF1552 domain-containing protein, whose protein sequence is MQRALTRRHFLRSASTLVALPALQSFGFRRFAAAAAPVPRPKRAIFLNFGWGVTNETWFPDVKQTGTEYDLPPGLAPLARHKSDFTVVQGLANKYANEAHWGSTFWLTGANRYAEPGQSLHNSISVDQVAAAQLGRETRFSSLQLNSVDVPNSGHGPGLSLAWDIHGKMVAGLDNPVIAYHRLFSPDDTPLVQRQAMLAQKRSVLDAVLTDAKDLQRGLSKSDIDKLDEYFQSIRDIETRLGKDEQWLQVPKPGGSMNEPRATLSGRDEVQIMYDLMVAAFQTDSTRVITYRQPVGTLLQSLNIKVAPHDMSHYSPGDRMIASQKRDVAQSELLAGLIDKLKAVKEPDGSRLFDQTTVAYGSNIRTIHYLDNCPTLIAGGGANLKLGQHIVLPKNTPLCNLWLTMLHGLGLQAERHGDSSGVIKALQA, encoded by the coding sequence ATGCAACGCGCTCTGACTCGACGCCACTTCCTGCGCAGCGCCAGCACCCTTGTCGCGCTGCCGGCGCTGCAATCCTTCGGCTTTCGTCGATTTGCAGCGGCGGCTGCACCTGTCCCACGACCCAAGCGGGCCATCTTCCTCAACTTCGGCTGGGGCGTGACCAATGAAACGTGGTTCCCCGATGTGAAGCAGACGGGCACCGAGTACGACCTGCCGCCGGGTCTGGCGCCTCTGGCTCGTCACAAGTCTGATTTTACGGTCGTGCAAGGCCTGGCGAACAAGTATGCCAATGAAGCGCACTGGGGCAGCACATTCTGGCTGACCGGAGCCAATCGCTACGCCGAGCCGGGACAAAGCCTGCACAACAGTATCTCGGTGGACCAGGTTGCGGCTGCTCAGCTTGGCCGGGAAACGCGATTCTCCTCTCTCCAGCTCAATAGCGTGGATGTGCCGAACTCCGGTCATGGCCCGGGGCTTTCACTGGCGTGGGATATTCACGGCAAGATGGTGGCGGGTTTAGATAACCCTGTCATCGCATACCACCGGCTGTTTTCGCCGGATGACACGCCGCTGGTCCAGCGGCAAGCGATGCTTGCACAAAAGCGAAGCGTTCTAGACGCGGTCCTCACGGATGCAAAGGACCTGCAGCGCGGCCTGAGCAAGTCGGACATCGACAAACTCGACGAATACTTCCAGAGCATTCGCGACATTGAAACACGCCTCGGAAAAGATGAACAATGGCTGCAGGTCCCCAAGCCCGGCGGATCGATGAATGAGCCGCGGGCAACTCTGTCGGGCCGCGATGAAGTGCAGATCATGTACGACCTCATGGTCGCCGCGTTTCAGACCGACAGCACCCGAGTGATTACATATCGCCAGCCGGTGGGCACGCTGCTCCAGAGCTTGAACATCAAGGTGGCGCCCCACGACATGAGCCACTATTCGCCGGGCGACCGGATGATTGCGTCTCAAAAGCGGGACGTGGCCCAGAGCGAACTGCTGGCGGGACTGATCGACAAGCTCAAGGCCGTCAAAGAACCGGATGGTTCGCGACTCTTCGACCAGACCACCGTCGCTTACGGCAGCAATATCCGCACGATCCATTACCTCGACAACTGCCCGACGCTCATCGCTGGCGGCGGCGCCAACTTGAAGCTGGGACAGCACATCGTGCTCCCGAAAAACACGCCGCTCTGCAACCTGTGGCTCACGATGCTTCACGGCCTCGGCCTGCAAGCCGAACGTCACGGCGACAGCAGCGGCGTAATCAAGGCGCTGCAGGCCTGA